A part of Pectinatus sottacetonis genomic DNA contains:
- a CDS encoding KpsF/GutQ family sugar-phosphate isomerase, with translation MQGTIKEKAVETLMIEANAVKALTQHIDQEFETVVRAILACKGRIILTGMGKSGHIGRKIAATLASTGTPAFFMHPGEAFHGDLGMVTAEDIVMALSHSGESAEVINILPIIKRIGASIIALCGKRDSSLGRNAEYYVDVSIEKEACPLGLAPTASTTATLAMGDAIAMALLSARNFTAKDFAVFHPGGALGRRLLLTVENVMHSGEDNPVIGKDKTAKEALFLMTDKGLGATSVVDENNKFIGLITDGDIRRGLSQGIEFLNEPVERLMTKSPITIAQNKMAAQALSIMEKHKPRPITVLPVIDTENNPVGIVHLTDLLRQGVV, from the coding sequence ATGCAGGGAACAATAAAGGAAAAAGCAGTAGAGACACTTATGATAGAAGCAAATGCTGTAAAGGCATTAACACAACATATAGATCAAGAGTTTGAAACAGTAGTAAGAGCTATTTTAGCATGCAAGGGCCGTATTATATTGACCGGAATGGGAAAATCGGGCCATATCGGACGTAAGATAGCAGCAACATTGGCTAGTACAGGAACACCAGCTTTTTTTATGCATCCGGGAGAAGCGTTCCATGGAGATTTGGGAATGGTAACAGCTGAAGACATCGTCATGGCATTGTCCCATAGTGGTGAATCTGCTGAAGTAATAAATATATTGCCAATAATAAAAAGAATTGGAGCATCAATAATAGCTTTATGTGGAAAACGTGATTCTTCATTAGGTCGTAATGCGGAATATTATGTTGATGTAAGTATAGAAAAAGAAGCTTGCCCACTGGGATTAGCACCGACAGCAAGTACCACAGCTACTCTCGCTATGGGAGATGCTATTGCGATGGCTCTTTTATCAGCACGAAATTTTACTGCAAAGGATTTTGCCGTATTTCACCCAGGTGGTGCTTTAGGACGAAGATTACTGCTGACGGTAGAAAATGTTATGCATAGTGGTGAAGATAATCCGGTTATAGGAAAAGATAAAACGGCGAAGGAAGCTTTGTTCTTAATGACAGATAAAGGGCTGGGGGCTACTTCGGTTGTGGATGAAAATAATAAATTTATCGGGCTTATAACAGATGGAGATATAAGACGAGGTTTATCTCAGGGCATAGAATTTTTAAACGAACCGGTAGAACGTCTTATGACAAAATCACCAATTACTATTGCACAAAATAAGATGGCAGCACAGGCTTTGAGTATTATGGAAAAACATAAACCACGGCCAATTACGGTACTGCCGGTTATTGATACAGAAAATAATCCTGTAGGGATTGTCCATCTTACCGATCTGCTGCGTCAAGGTGTAGTATAA
- the kdsA gene encoding 3-deoxy-8-phosphooctulonate synthase gives MNNIKIGNFEVGSGNPLILIAGPCVLEGYERSLYIGKRAKEIAQKLGIPYIFKASFDKANRSSYKGFRGPGLKEGLAIIKRIKKELKVPVISDVHTEEQVEPAAQVLDIIQIPAFLCRQTDLLYTAAKSGKIVNVKKGQFMAPKDMKNVVEKIESAGSHKIMLTERGASFGYNNLVVDMRAFPIMRSFGYPVIFDATHSVQLPGGGGTCSTGNREYVEYLTRAAVGAGIDGLFMEVHDKPEEALSDGPNMVRLDDLSVILEDALAIHNIVKKHF, from the coding sequence ATGAATAATATTAAGATAGGTAATTTTGAAGTAGGTTCAGGAAATCCACTGATACTTATTGCCGGACCATGTGTACTTGAAGGTTATGAAAGAAGTCTTTATATTGGTAAGAGAGCAAAAGAAATAGCACAAAAATTAGGTATACCATATATTTTTAAAGCTTCATTTGATAAGGCTAATCGTTCTTCGTATAAAGGTTTTCGCGGCCCGGGATTGAAAGAGGGATTGGCTATAATAAAAAGAATAAAAAAAGAATTAAAGGTACCAGTGATAAGTGATGTACACACAGAAGAACAGGTAGAGCCAGCTGCACAGGTGCTTGATATAATTCAAATCCCAGCATTTTTATGTCGTCAGACAGATTTATTATATACTGCTGCAAAAAGTGGTAAAATAGTAAATGTAAAAAAAGGTCAGTTTATGGCACCTAAGGATATGAAGAATGTTGTGGAAAAAATAGAAAGTGCTGGCAGCCATAAAATAATGCTAACAGAAAGAGGCGCTTCTTTTGGTTATAATAATCTAGTAGTGGATATGCGTGCGTTTCCAATAATGCGATCTTTTGGTTATCCTGTTATTTTTGATGCAACACACAGCGTACAGTTGCCTGGTGGAGGCGGTACATGTTCAACCGGAAATCGTGAATATGTAGAATATTTAACGAGAGCTGCTGTAGGAGCAGGCATTGATGGTTTATTTATGGAAGTACATGATAAACCAGAAGAAGCTTTATCAGATGGGCCAAACATGGTTCGACTGGATGATTTATCAGTAATATTAGAAGATGCCTTGGCAATTCATAATATAGTAAAAAAACATTTTTGA
- the kdsB gene encoding 3-deoxy-manno-octulosonate cytidylyltransferase — translation MKIICIIPARYASTRLPGKPLADVAGKPLIVRVYEQAVKAMVPEQFIVAVDDKRVYDAVINAGGKAVMTRADHLTGTDRLAEAAMHYPDADVIVNIQGDEPLIDPALIDELGKLFLENDALDMATVKTPMLEEEKTKPGNVKVITDKNDYAIYFSRSLIPYPRNDTGVKVYKHIGIYAYRRDFLFKYAQMQPTPLEKTESLEQLRAIENGYKIKVITSPKRFIGVDTLEDLLKVNEYYQKRRL, via the coding sequence ATGAAGATTATTTGTATAATACCGGCAAGATATGCGTCAACACGGTTGCCGGGTAAGCCTTTAGCAGATGTGGCAGGTAAACCGCTTATTGTCAGGGTATATGAGCAGGCTGTAAAAGCGATGGTACCGGAACAGTTTATCGTGGCTGTAGATGATAAACGGGTTTATGATGCAGTAATAAATGCAGGCGGTAAGGCAGTTATGACACGGGCTGATCATCTTACAGGGACGGATCGTCTGGCAGAAGCAGCAATGCATTATCCGGATGCTGATGTTATAGTCAATATCCAGGGAGATGAACCGCTTATAGATCCAGCCCTCATAGATGAATTAGGGAAACTGTTTTTGGAAAATGATGCACTTGATATGGCAACGGTAAAAACACCAATGCTGGAAGAAGAAAAAACGAAACCAGGCAATGTAAAAGTTATTACGGATAAAAATGATTATGCAATATATTTTTCCCGTTCTTTAATACCTTATCCTCGTAATGATACAGGTGTTAAGGTCTATAAGCACATTGGAATATATGCGTATAGAAGAGATTTTTTATTTAAGTATGCTCAAATGCAACCTACGCCCTTGGAAAAGACGGAATCACTTGAACAATTACGGGCAATTGAAAATGGTTATAAAATAAAGGTTATAACTTCGCCAAAACGTTTTATTGGTGTAGATACACTGGAAGATTTATTAAAAGTAAATGAATATTACCAGAAAAGGAGATTATGA
- the lpxK gene encoding tetraacyldisaccharide 4'-kinase has protein sequence MQILYDVVVVLLIIILMPYFFVRLIREKGFWRRIKQSFGFLPKHALDKVAGKNCIWVHAASVGEIVATSPLIREFRREFPHTPILISVVTCSGYTMANRIIKDADSIIYFPLDLPFLAANTVKKIRPRIFLPVETELWPNLLKAARKYNVAVMMVNGRISDKSVKRYQYMFSLLTDMIGTVNKFAMQSDIDASYIMRLGADPKLVAVTGNTKFDQTYTNVSSKEKQILIDEMGLSRASGIVIAGSTHKGEEKFVLDAFAGLRQEFPDVKLIIAPRKILRKDDVRTICEQHGLKTAFRTELKNRKSSEHDVLILDTIGELGRIYSVGDVIYVGGSLVPHGGHNILEPAAHGKAIIVGRNMFNFKDTYMLFKNNNACITVKNTAELTRAMIDLFRQPELRHDMEAASLKIIHDNQGASRRSAVILREVLTELGDNPKMVAIQSTEAIENFQTYLFELAHGKRKKTFFGYLLLFILQIFSFIYEKLVNFKLWLYRCNFLRQKKIDCYVISIGNITVGGTGKTPTSQRLAKEISGMGYKVAILNRGYRAKWRGDVGVVSNGKKLLMTAAQAGDEAYLLAKNLPDVPVLIGADRSLTGRYAIENFGIEIAILDDGYQHWQLKRDLDILLVDSINIFDNGYVLPRGTLRESLTHLDRADICLLTKVDQAAPHSCEYIRNTLAQNNNHALVVESIHNPRGFVEIGDWLANIGCSGKEVTELAGAKIIAVSAIGNPASLEQTLQSIGAVIVESIRFPDHHDYTSAEITEVMEQAKKRGAEAIVITDKDAVKFPREIVEQKRRIPIYIICIEIRFKKGAEEFEKYLRNHLPPAKKAKS, from the coding sequence ATGCAGATACTATATGATGTTGTAGTTGTATTACTCATAATTATACTGATGCCGTATTTTTTCGTACGATTGATAAGAGAAAAGGGATTTTGGCGGCGGATAAAACAGAGCTTTGGTTTTTTGCCGAAACATGCACTGGATAAGGTGGCAGGAAAAAATTGTATCTGGGTACACGCAGCATCTGTAGGAGAGATAGTTGCTACGAGTCCTTTAATACGCGAATTTCGCCGGGAATTTCCCCATACACCTATATTAATATCTGTTGTCACATGTTCAGGTTATACAATGGCTAACCGTATTATAAAAGATGCTGACAGTATAATATATTTCCCCTTGGATTTGCCATTTTTAGCGGCAAATACAGTTAAAAAAATACGACCACGTATATTTTTACCGGTAGAAACAGAGCTTTGGCCAAATCTGTTAAAGGCAGCACGCAAGTACAATGTAGCAGTAATGATGGTAAATGGCAGAATAAGTGATAAAAGTGTAAAACGTTATCAGTACATGTTTAGTTTGCTTACTGATATGATTGGGACAGTAAACAAATTTGCTATGCAGTCTGATATTGATGCTTCCTATATAATGCGACTGGGAGCAGATCCCAAACTGGTAGCTGTAACAGGAAATACCAAATTTGACCAGACATATACCAATGTTTCTTCTAAAGAAAAGCAGATCCTTATAGATGAAATGGGGCTTAGCAGGGCCAGTGGAATTGTTATTGCTGGAAGTACCCATAAAGGCGAAGAAAAATTTGTACTTGATGCTTTTGCTGGATTACGGCAGGAATTCCCCGATGTTAAATTGATTATTGCGCCGCGTAAAATACTGCGTAAGGATGATGTCAGGACAATATGTGAGCAACATGGATTAAAGACAGCCTTCCGCACTGAATTAAAAAATAGAAAATCTTCAGAACACGATGTATTAATTTTAGATACTATAGGTGAGCTGGGACGGATATATAGTGTCGGTGATGTTATTTATGTTGGCGGTAGCCTTGTTCCGCATGGTGGGCACAATATATTAGAACCGGCTGCCCATGGTAAGGCTATAATCGTAGGCAGAAATATGTTTAATTTTAAGGACACATATATGTTGTTTAAAAATAATAACGCGTGTATTACCGTAAAAAATACGGCTGAACTTACTAGGGCAATGATTGATTTGTTCAGGCAGCCGGAGCTTCGGCATGATATGGAAGCGGCAAGCCTAAAAATAATTCATGATAATCAGGGAGCTTCTAGGCGTTCAGCTGTAATTTTGCGTGAAGTTCTGACGGAATTAGGCGATAATCCTAAGATGGTTGCAATTCAGTCGACGGAGGCAATAGAAAACTTTCAAACATATTTATTTGAGCTGGCGCATGGAAAAAGGAAAAAAACTTTTTTTGGTTATCTGTTGTTATTTATTTTACAGATATTTTCCTTTATATATGAAAAACTGGTTAATTTTAAATTGTGGCTTTATCGCTGCAATTTTTTACGGCAAAAAAAGATTGATTGTTATGTTATAAGCATTGGTAATATAACGGTGGGAGGAACGGGCAAAACCCCAACTTCACAGAGGCTGGCTAAGGAAATAAGTGGAATGGGCTATAAAGTAGCTATTTTAAATAGAGGATATAGGGCGAAATGGCGCGGTGATGTAGGTGTGGTTTCTAATGGGAAAAAATTACTGATGACAGCAGCGCAGGCTGGTGATGAAGCTTACTTACTGGCTAAAAATTTACCGGATGTCCCCGTATTGATTGGTGCCGATCGGTCTTTGACAGGTCGATATGCAATTGAGAATTTTGGTATAGAAATTGCTATTTTGGATGATGGATATCAACACTGGCAGTTAAAGAGAGACTTAGATATATTGCTGGTTGATTCGATAAATATTTTTGATAATGGATATGTTTTACCACGGGGAACCTTGCGTGAATCGCTTACTCATTTAGATCGGGCCGATATATGTTTATTGACTAAGGTGGATCAGGCAGCACCGCATTCGTGTGAATATATCAGGAATACACTGGCACAGAATAATAATCATGCACTGGTGGTGGAAAGTATTCATAATCCGCGGGGCTTTGTGGAAATTGGTGATTGGCTAGCTAATATCGGTTGTAGTGGAAAGGAAGTAACAGAATTGGCTGGAGCTAAAATAATAGCTGTTTCAGCTATTGGCAATCCGGCATCTTTAGAACAGACTTTGCAGAGTATCGGAGCCGTGATTGTGGAAAGTATTCGTTTCCCTGATCACCATGATTACACATCGGCTGAAATTACGGAAGTAATGGAACAGGCTAAAAAACGTGGCGCGGAGGCAATAGTAATAACTGATAAGGATGCAGTGAAATTTCCTCGGGAGATTGTAGAGCAAAAACGCAGAATTCCTATTTATATAATATGTATAGAAATAAGATTTAAAAAGGGCGCAGAAGAATTCGAAAAGTATTTGCGTAATCATCTGCCGCCTGCAAAAAAAGCTAAGTCTTGA